The following are encoded together in the Pectobacterium punjabense genome:
- the rstB gene encoding two-component system sensor histidine kinase RstB, with protein MRKLFVQFFLLLFACFVVMTLLVGLVYKVTAERAGRQSMDDLMKSSLYLIRNELRAIPPREWHKTISQLDLNLSFKLHIEPVSKYALSPKNRQRLNQGEIIALDDEYTFIQRIPRSHYVLAVGPIPYLFFLHEMRLLDLLLVMLIGLSLALPVFLWMRPHWQAMLKLENAAQRLGDGHLEERIHFDSTSSLFRLGVAFNRMADNLNQLINSKKQLIDNIAHELRTPLVRLRYRLAMSDNLTEDEQQALNRDIGQLEALIDELLTYARLDRPQVTLHLTDIDIPSWLQAKVDDFRLIHPDKQISLEMPPSAHIGALDLRLMERVLNNLIGNGLRFCHSQLRISLTSDAAHIACLQVEDDGPGIAPENRESVFEPFIRLEAGIENSSGGCGLGLAIVHAIARAYEGNITVDESPLGGARFRFCWPVKTATAQAAIAIQP; from the coding sequence ATGAGAAAACTGTTCGTCCAGTTTTTTCTCTTGCTGTTCGCCTGCTTTGTCGTCATGACACTACTAGTCGGGCTGGTCTATAAAGTCACGGCTGAACGTGCCGGACGTCAGTCCATGGACGACCTGATGAAAAGTTCGCTGTATCTCATTCGTAATGAGCTACGCGCGATCCCCCCCCGCGAGTGGCATAAAACCATCAGCCAGCTTGATTTAAACCTGTCGTTCAAGTTGCATATCGAACCGGTGAGCAAATATGCGCTCAGCCCCAAGAATCGGCAGCGCCTGAATCAGGGAGAAATTATCGCGCTGGATGACGAGTACACGTTTATCCAACGTATCCCACGCAGCCACTACGTTCTCGCCGTCGGCCCTATTCCTTATTTGTTCTTTCTGCACGAAATGCGGCTGCTGGATTTACTGCTGGTGATGCTCATCGGGCTGTCGCTAGCGTTACCGGTTTTCTTATGGATGCGGCCACATTGGCAGGCCATGCTAAAACTGGAAAATGCCGCACAGCGTCTGGGGGATGGTCATCTGGAAGAGCGCATTCACTTTGATAGCACGTCAAGCCTGTTTCGGCTGGGGGTCGCCTTCAACCGAATGGCAGATAACCTGAACCAGCTCATCAACAGTAAAAAGCAGTTGATTGACAATATCGCGCACGAACTGCGCACACCATTGGTCAGGCTGCGCTATCGGCTGGCGATGAGCGACAACCTGACAGAAGATGAGCAGCAGGCATTAAATCGAGATATTGGTCAACTTGAAGCGCTGATTGACGAACTGCTGACGTATGCCAGGCTCGATCGCCCACAGGTAACGCTGCATCTTACCGATATTGATATTCCTTCATGGTTACAGGCGAAAGTTGACGATTTTCGTCTTATCCATCCTGACAAACAGATTTCGCTGGAAATGCCCCCTTCGGCACACATTGGCGCGCTTGATTTACGTCTGATGGAACGCGTCTTGAATAACCTGATCGGCAATGGGTTACGCTTCTGTCACAGCCAGCTGCGTATCAGCCTGACGTCCGACGCGGCGCATATCGCGTGCCTGCAAGTCGAAGATGATGGCCCCGGCATTGCTCCCGAAAACCGAGAAAGTGTTTTTGAACCGTTTATTCGTCTGGAAGCAGGCATTGAGAACAGCAGCGGCGGATGTGGGCTGGGGTTGGCGATTGTTCATGCTATCGCGCGTGCTTACGAAGGCAATATTACGGTGGATGAAAGCCCGCTCGGCGGTGCCCGTTTCCGCTTTTGCTGGCCAGTAAAAACCGCGACAGCACAGGCTGCTATCGCCATTCAGCCTTGA
- a CDS encoding fimbrial biogenesis usher protein produces MRSQPTIQPPSAACYRVIPTRLRWYPAMMLCLAFPLNGEAETFFNPTFLSDDPSAIADLSRFDNGEGQPPGIYRVEIYVNAEYAVSRDIAFQVRTPSDTPSGDDTGLEPCLTTTLLEQLNVNLRSFPSLRDEPASACVNLPQVIPDARVDFDFELQRLNISLPQVALKNAGRGYISPEEWDEGITSALFNYQFTGSNAHGNARSDSYFLNLDSGVNWNGWRLRDYSTWRYSRYSNLRYNEFQHVSTYLQRAIIPWRSELTIGDSNTVGEVFDSLGFRGVQMASDDAMLPDSLRGFAPTIRGIAKSNARVTIRQNSYVIYQSYVAPGAFEITDLYPTSSSGDLQVTVTESDNSTNSFVVPYSAVPLLQRENRMKYTATVGKYRSNNAQQDQPFFGQGTLIWGRSAGVTLYGGTQLAEDYQALTLGTGKNLGDWGAFSADLTQAYSTLSDGSDHRGQSLRFLYAKSLNDLGTNFQILGYRYSTKGFFTLDEASYKNMSGYTVDFTDAQPVVRDYYNLNNAKKSRMQMNITQQLGDGRGSLFLTGSRQDYWHTDGTNDLLQIGYSNVYRGVSYNLSYSYNKNQGLEERNQLFAFNLSIPLGQWLNGHREGISLRRSQNTAYTTYNMTSDNQGRTLQQVGLSGTMLPEGNLNYHVSQGYGNRGIGNSGNAGLGYQGTYGNSNANYNYTRNTRQLNYGVSGGVVAHADGVTFSQPLGDTNVLIKVPGASRVRVENTTGIQTDWRGYAVIPYASVYRNNRIALDVNSLNQNTEVNNTVANLVPTRGAMVRASFTAYQGGRALISLQQRNGRAIPFGALVSRVDSDSTGIVGDDGQVFLSGLAPEGELKVAWGSGSQQQCTLRYALPNGSENQPISYTKAICQ; encoded by the coding sequence ATGCGTTCACAACCTACGATACAACCACCTTCAGCCGCATGTTATCGCGTCATTCCTACGCGATTACGCTGGTATCCGGCCATGATGCTATGTCTGGCATTTCCATTGAACGGTGAGGCCGAAACTTTCTTTAATCCGACGTTTTTATCGGACGATCCTTCTGCCATCGCCGATCTTTCTCGTTTTGATAATGGTGAAGGGCAACCGCCGGGCATCTATCGGGTCGAGATTTATGTTAATGCCGAATATGCGGTTTCTCGTGATATTGCGTTTCAAGTGCGCACGCCCTCCGATACCCCCTCCGGCGATGATACGGGCCTTGAACCTTGTCTGACGACAACACTGCTGGAACAACTTAATGTCAATCTGCGATCTTTTCCCTCTCTACGTGACGAACCCGCTTCGGCGTGCGTCAATTTGCCGCAGGTAATCCCTGATGCTCGCGTGGATTTTGATTTTGAACTTCAGAGATTGAATATCAGCTTGCCGCAGGTTGCGTTGAAAAATGCCGGACGAGGATACATTTCGCCGGAAGAGTGGGATGAGGGTATTACGTCGGCATTGTTTAATTATCAATTCACCGGCAGCAATGCTCACGGCAATGCCCGCAGCGACAGCTATTTCCTCAATCTGGATAGTGGGGTGAACTGGAATGGTTGGCGGTTGCGTGATTACTCCACCTGGCGTTATTCCCGTTATTCAAATTTGCGCTATAACGAATTTCAGCACGTCAGCACCTATTTACAACGCGCCATCATCCCCTGGCGTAGCGAATTGACCATCGGTGACAGTAATACGGTAGGAGAGGTCTTTGATAGTTTGGGATTTCGTGGCGTACAGATGGCGTCTGATGATGCCATGTTGCCGGACAGCCTGAGAGGATTCGCGCCAACGATCAGAGGGATTGCTAAAAGCAATGCCCGCGTCACCATCCGACAGAATAGCTATGTTATTTATCAATCTTATGTCGCGCCTGGTGCCTTCGAAATTACCGATCTTTACCCTACGTCATCCAGCGGTGACTTACAGGTGACCGTTACTGAGAGCGACAACTCGACGAACAGTTTTGTGGTGCCTTATTCCGCCGTGCCGCTACTTCAGCGTGAAAATCGGATGAAATATACCGCGACGGTCGGTAAGTATCGCAGTAACAATGCGCAACAAGATCAGCCCTTTTTTGGTCAGGGCACACTGATTTGGGGGCGCTCGGCGGGGGTGACGCTGTATGGCGGCACTCAGCTTGCTGAAGATTATCAGGCGTTGACGTTAGGGACGGGTAAGAATCTCGGCGATTGGGGGGCTTTTTCTGCTGACCTCACTCAGGCTTATAGCACGTTGTCAGATGGCAGCGATCATCGCGGGCAGTCGCTGCGTTTCCTGTATGCCAAATCACTGAATGACCTGGGGACTAACTTTCAGATTCTGGGTTATCGCTACTCAACCAAGGGTTTTTTTACGTTGGATGAGGCCAGCTATAAAAATATGAGCGGTTACACGGTCGATTTTACTGATGCTCAGCCTGTTGTACGTGACTACTACAATCTGAATAACGCGAAGAAAAGTCGGATGCAGATGAATATTACCCAGCAACTGGGTGATGGACGTGGATCGCTATTTTTGACGGGGAGCCGACAGGATTACTGGCATACCGATGGCACGAACGATCTGCTGCAAATCGGCTACAGCAACGTGTACCGCGGCGTGAGTTATAACCTGAGCTATAGCTATAACAAAAATCAAGGGCTGGAAGAGCGAAATCAGCTGTTTGCTTTTAACCTTTCGATTCCTCTGGGTCAGTGGCTTAACGGACACCGAGAAGGCATTAGCCTTCGGCGTTCACAGAATACCGCGTATACCACGTACAACATGACATCGGACAATCAGGGGCGCACGTTACAGCAGGTTGGGCTCAGTGGCACGATGCTGCCAGAAGGCAACCTTAATTACCATGTCTCCCAAGGGTATGGTAACCGCGGCATCGGGAACAGTGGGAACGCAGGGCTCGGTTACCAGGGCACCTACGGTAACAGTAATGCCAACTACAACTATACGCGCAACACCCGTCAACTTAACTATGGGGTAAGCGGCGGTGTGGTGGCGCATGCCGATGGGGTCACGTTTAGTCAACCATTGGGCGATACCAATGTGCTGATTAAAGTCCCCGGAGCCAGCCGTGTCAGAGTGGAGAATACTACCGGTATTCAGACGGACTGGCGCGGCTATGCCGTCATTCCCTATGCCAGCGTTTATCGTAATAACCGCATCGCGCTGGACGTCAATTCGTTAAATCAAAACACCGAAGTTAACAACACTGTCGCTAACCTTGTGCCGACGAGGGGGGCGATGGTTCGCGCCAGCTTTACCGCCTATCAGGGGGGACGCGCGCTGATCTCACTGCAACAGCGCAATGGCCGAGCGATTCCCTTTGGCGCACTTGTCTCCCGCGTGGACAGCGATAGCACCGGTATTGTTGGGGATGATGGGCAGGTATTTCTATCTGGGCTAGCCCCTGAAGGTGAGCTGAAGGTCGCATGGGGAAGCGGTTCACAGCAGCAATGCACGCTTCGCTACGCTCTGCCAAACGGCAGTGAAAACCAACCGATTTCCTACACGAAGGCGATATGTCAATGA
- a CDS encoding fimbria/pilus periplasmic chaperone encodes MQNASLLFRSFLFGLLSFSLLIAQQAQAGGIALGATRVIYPAGANQASLSIINSDEKNRFLIQSWVEDKDGNKTTDFLATPPLFVVKPKGENTLRLMHVGASLPTDRESVYWLNVKAIPAVDKRDLQDKNALQLAVLSRIKLFVRPANLPMGADSASTMLRFQQSSNTLTITNPSPYFITLVNLQSGSQKLPNTMVSPKSSASVALPGKASGAVSYQTINDYGAMTPRAMGSGL; translated from the coding sequence GTGCAGAATGCATCTCTTTTATTCCGATCTTTCTTATTTGGATTGCTGTCTTTTTCTTTATTGATTGCTCAACAGGCACAGGCTGGTGGTATCGCGCTGGGAGCCACGCGGGTGATCTATCCCGCTGGGGCCAATCAGGCTTCACTGTCCATTATTAATAGTGATGAAAAAAACCGCTTTTTGATTCAATCCTGGGTGGAAGATAAAGACGGTAATAAAACCACGGATTTTCTGGCGACGCCGCCACTTTTTGTGGTGAAACCTAAGGGCGAAAATACGCTGCGGTTGATGCATGTAGGGGCATCGTTACCGACCGATCGCGAGTCCGTTTACTGGCTCAACGTGAAAGCGATCCCCGCCGTGGATAAGCGTGACCTTCAGGATAAAAACGCGCTGCAATTGGCCGTGTTATCCCGGATAAAACTTTTTGTTAGGCCTGCCAACCTGCCGATGGGGGCAGATAGCGCATCGACTATGCTGCGTTTCCAGCAGTCGAGCAATACGCTCACGATCACCAATCCTTCTCCCTACTTTATTACGCTGGTCAACCTCCAGTCGGGTAGTCAGAAACTCCCTAACACCATGGTATCGCCTAAAAGTTCAGCATCAGTGGCATTGCCTGGCAAAGCATCCGGTGCGGTGAGTTACCAGACGATTAACGACTACGGTGCGATGACGCCGCGCGCCATGGGCTCAGGGCTATGA
- a CDS encoding immunity 26/phosphotriesterase HocA family protein: MKPIDQINSWMQEALRPYFGLEPLVAEWDILTVRDGYFICFEGDTIRKRITATALNYQEEDVIIHTRGREVILPRTSRGKEKKLTYTSVSSVMADGIVFSAGIRTLNSGNYGYINASNYRNSIRLPLPECRDLTSKEEIVDWLNSYRERLPVDYENKLERLMSMKKQQHKTIPGDIFRVEIDLHTDGYVLVIGNLRQMQKDELFAEHSIWHDVMTMPLFVRPYLFRTTKRNPTLSEIMASPLSEKCWIVMDDAFLRGNYQYVGSKILAEEDILFPVGYGSSISVHKNDYRLSWGPSSISKAGQDTALKAERNYINNGAYSSVSADCFVERGFPDRDKTLLNPKHREVWEQVLAEFGFPPETTYDAFAQHTGGMTRTAYLAYVANHKAYQRKGRGKKK; the protein is encoded by the coding sequence ATGAAACCGATTGATCAGATAAATAGCTGGATGCAGGAAGCCTTACGCCCTTATTTCGGTCTGGAGCCGTTAGTGGCTGAATGGGATATTTTAACGGTACGCGACGGTTATTTTATCTGCTTCGAGGGTGACACGATCCGCAAGCGCATTACCGCCACCGCGTTAAATTATCAGGAAGAAGACGTTATTATTCACACGCGTGGACGTGAGGTTATTTTGCCGAGAACCTCGCGGGGTAAAGAAAAAAAACTCACTTACACCAGCGTTTCTAGCGTAATGGCTGATGGCATTGTGTTTTCCGCAGGTATCAGAACGCTGAACTCGGGAAATTACGGCTATATTAACGCCAGCAATTATCGAAATTCTATTCGACTCCCGCTGCCAGAGTGTCGGGACTTAACCAGTAAAGAGGAAATTGTCGACTGGCTGAACTCTTATCGTGAGCGTTTACCTGTTGATTATGAAAATAAACTGGAACGGCTGATGAGTATGAAAAAACAGCAGCATAAAACCATTCCGGGCGACATCTTTCGCGTCGAAATAGATTTACATACTGATGGCTATGTTCTGGTTATTGGCAACCTGCGTCAGATGCAGAAGGACGAATTGTTTGCTGAACACAGCATCTGGCACGATGTAATGACGATGCCGCTATTTGTTCGGCCTTACCTTTTCCGCACGACCAAGCGTAATCCCACGCTGTCGGAGATTATGGCGTCTCCTTTGTCCGAGAAATGCTGGATTGTTATGGATGACGCTTTCCTGCGCGGCAATTACCAATATGTAGGTTCGAAAATCTTGGCAGAAGAAGACATCCTGTTTCCAGTTGGATATGGCTCAAGTATCAGTGTGCATAAAAACGACTATCGCCTGTCGTGGGGACCCAGTTCGATCAGTAAAGCCGGTCAGGACACCGCGTTGAAAGCCGAGCGCAACTATATAAACAATGGGGCTTATAGCAGCGTGTCAGCAGACTGTTTTGTCGAGAGAGGGTTCCCTGATAGGGATAAAACGCTGTTAAACCCGAAACACCGCGAAGTATGGGAGCAGGTCTTGGCTGAGTTTGGTTTTCCGCCAGAGACAACCTACGATGCATTTGCCCAACATACTGGCGGGATGACGCGCACCGCCTATCTGGCGTATGTCGCCAACCATAAAGCGTACCAGCGTAAGGGTCGTGGAAAGAAAAAATAG
- a CDS encoding helix-turn-helix domain-containing protein yields MKELNTSIFRITKILSPHSNIAPPTKVIKGKRLYFFYPSGEQVIYFLDEGTFLMKQSIDDKVISVILSPAIIGWSMVTLDGGELYLERVDYGKIRSIPFNTAMRIITAYERFDDVLAIVNTGFHALIDHCIGNHGDSLSIVHKMLHSLNHLPPDVKQRFSALSYISQRTSLSKSTIKRGLKRLQQQGLITLERGKLRHLTECN; encoded by the coding sequence ATGAAAGAATTAAATACCTCTATTTTTAGAATTACAAAAATACTTTCACCACACAGCAATATCGCCCCACCGACTAAAGTCATCAAAGGGAAACGACTTTATTTCTTTTATCCATCAGGAGAGCAAGTGATTTATTTTCTGGATGAAGGAACATTCTTAATGAAGCAGTCAATCGATGATAAAGTTATTTCCGTTATATTATCACCTGCCATCATCGGTTGGTCCATGGTGACGCTTGATGGTGGGGAACTCTATCTGGAAAGGGTTGATTATGGAAAAATTCGCAGTATTCCTTTCAATACCGCGATGCGTATTATTACGGCTTATGAACGTTTCGACGATGTGTTAGCGATCGTTAATACCGGGTTTCATGCATTGATTGACCATTGTATCGGCAATCATGGTGACTCACTTTCCATCGTGCACAAAATGCTACATTCTCTGAATCACCTTCCCCCGGACGTCAAACAACGTTTTTCCGCTCTGTCATATATTTCCCAACGTACGTCACTCTCAAAAAGTACGATAAAACGGGGACTAAAGCGGCTACAGCAGCAAGGCTTGATTACGCTGGAACGCGGTAAATTACGTCACCTCACGGAATGTAATTAA
- the rstA gene encoding two-component system response regulator RstA — protein sequence MHKIVFIEDDTEVGKLIAAYLGKHDIDVQVEARGDQAQAFIEQQQPDLVLLDIMLPGKDGMTICRELRPQYSGPIVLLTSLDSDMNHILALEMGADDYILKTTPPAVLLARLRLHLRQYATTPQPVAENTTPAALQVHKSLHFGLLCIDPVNREVTLGQEHIVLSTADFDLLWQLATHAGHIMDRDALLKNLRGVTYDGMDRSIDVAISRLRKKLYDNPLEPFRIKTVRNKGYLFAPNTWESVTL from the coding sequence ATGCATAAGATTGTTTTTATAGAAGATGATACCGAGGTTGGAAAATTGATCGCTGCCTACCTCGGCAAGCATGACATTGATGTTCAGGTTGAAGCGCGAGGCGATCAGGCACAGGCCTTTATTGAACAGCAGCAGCCCGACCTTGTGCTGCTGGACATTATGCTGCCCGGCAAAGACGGGATGACCATCTGTCGGGAGTTGCGGCCACAGTACAGCGGCCCGATTGTGCTGCTAACGTCGTTGGACAGCGATATGAATCATATTCTGGCACTGGAAATGGGTGCCGATGATTACATTCTGAAAACCACGCCGCCCGCAGTCTTGCTTGCCCGCTTGCGCCTGCATTTGCGGCAATATGCCACTACGCCACAGCCTGTGGCAGAAAATACAACACCCGCGGCGTTGCAGGTACATAAATCACTGCACTTCGGCCTGCTCTGTATCGACCCGGTCAACCGGGAAGTGACATTAGGGCAAGAGCACATCGTGTTATCCACCGCGGATTTCGATCTCCTCTGGCAGTTGGCGACCCATGCTGGCCACATTATGGATCGGGATGCGCTGCTGAAAAATCTGCGCGGCGTGACCTACGATGGCATGGATCGCAGTATTGATGTGGCCATCTCCCGCCTGCGTAAAAAACTGTACGACAACCCGCTGGAGCCGTTTCGTATCAAAACCGTGCGTAACAAAGGTTACCTGTTTGCCCCCAATACCTGGGAGAGCGTGACGCTATGA
- the fimA gene encoding type 1 fimbrial major subunit FimA has product MHKSLLNTLIGASLLSSSFTVFAATVAGGTVHFKGEIVNAACAVSTNTADQIVNLGQYRTARFTGVGTYSGKVPFTINLEDCDSTVSTTAAVAFTGTADANDNTVLAVSNIGGGAAGAAGGVGIEISDRAGTVLTPNGAVYSAPQTLNDGSNVLAFSARYKATQATATPGAADADATFTIDYQ; this is encoded by the coding sequence ATGCATAAATCTTTACTCAATACCTTGATTGGTGCCTCATTGTTGTCATCCAGTTTTACTGTTTTTGCGGCTACCGTTGCTGGTGGAACTGTGCATTTCAAAGGTGAAATCGTTAATGCCGCTTGTGCGGTCAGTACCAATACGGCTGACCAGATTGTGAACCTGGGGCAATACCGTACCGCCCGTTTTACCGGGGTTGGAACCTACTCAGGCAAAGTCCCTTTCACCATCAATCTCGAAGATTGTGATTCCACCGTATCCACCACCGCAGCTGTCGCCTTTACCGGCACAGCCGATGCGAATGACAACACCGTCCTGGCTGTCAGCAATATTGGTGGTGGAGCCGCTGGCGCAGCAGGTGGTGTGGGGATTGAAATCTCCGATCGCGCTGGTACGGTTCTGACGCCGAATGGTGCAGTTTACTCAGCTCCACAAACGCTGAACGATGGCAGCAACGTGCTGGCATTCAGCGCACGTTATAAAGCCACGCAAGCGACCGCTACACCGGGCGCGGCAGATGCCGATGCCACGTTCACCATCGATTATCAATAA
- the asr gene encoding acid resistance repetitive basic protein Asr, giving the protein MNKVLVMIAGAALGLSSVAFAADTVTSAPAQTSATTTTSAPAKAVHHKKQVKKAKPTAEQKAQAAKKHVKKAKPAPAQKAQAAKKHVKKAKPAPAQKAQAAKKHVKKAKPAPAQKAQAAKKHVKKAKPAPAQKAQAAKKHVKKAKTVKPADTTPAA; this is encoded by the coding sequence ATGAATAAAGTATTAGTTATGATCGCTGGTGCGGCTCTGGGTCTGTCCTCTGTCGCATTTGCCGCAGATACCGTAACCAGCGCACCCGCTCAAACATCTGCAACCACGACGACTTCTGCTCCAGCTAAAGCTGTTCACCATAAAAAACAGGTGAAGAAAGCGAAACCAACTGCTGAACAGAAAGCGCAAGCGGCTAAGAAACACGTGAAGAAAGCAAAACCAGCCCCTGCACAGAAAGCACAGGCTGCCAAGAAACACGTGAAGAAAGCAAAACCAGCCCCTGCACAGAAAGCACAGGCTGCCAAGAAACACGTGAAAAAAGCGAAGCCGGCTCCTGCACAAAAAGCACAGGCTGCCAAGAAACACGTGAAGAAAGCAAAACCAGCCCCTGCGCAGAAAGCACAAGCGGCTAAAAAACATGTGAAAAAAGCGAAAACGGTAAAACCTGCTGATACCACGCCAGCAGCATAA
- a CDS encoding fimbrial protein: MNRLQDIMAPTVRARVTWGVRLCLVSLIMSVCTLMPARADLGLTNVRLTATLLANSCSVSVGTQEQTVELGTWSSKQFAMGSQNPNPTRFEIVLENCGAAASGVEVTFYGSAPTADNTLLALNASSSATNIAVAILDSERRRLALGLPTPIYALSANAARVALVFYGQYVAIGTPVTVGSANADATFTLTYL; the protein is encoded by the coding sequence ATGAACCGACTTCAGGATATTATGGCACCTACCGTGCGTGCACGAGTGACATGGGGCGTTCGTTTGTGCTTGGTTTCCTTGATCATGAGTGTTTGTACGTTGATGCCTGCGCGAGCTGATCTGGGACTGACCAATGTGCGACTCACCGCGACGCTGCTGGCAAACAGTTGCAGCGTCAGCGTGGGAACGCAGGAACAAACGGTTGAACTCGGCACATGGTCAAGCAAGCAGTTTGCTATGGGATCGCAAAATCCGAATCCGACACGCTTCGAGATTGTTCTGGAGAACTGTGGGGCAGCGGCGTCTGGCGTCGAGGTGACGTTTTATGGCAGTGCACCAACGGCGGATAATACGCTGCTTGCCCTTAACGCGAGCAGTAGCGCGACCAATATTGCTGTGGCGATTCTGGATAGCGAACGCCGTCGTTTGGCTCTCGGGCTGCCAACCCCTATTTATGCGCTGTCGGCTAACGCAGCCCGTGTGGCACTGGTTTTTTATGGGCAGTATGTGGCGATCGGTACGCCAGTGACGGTCGGTTCTGCCAATGCGGATGCAACATTTACGCTGACCTACCTGTAG
- a CDS encoding fimbrial protein: MKNNKSAPRSHVWWRGVTAAGLLGIASQASAVQCTTSSGSPLTYDYTYALASSQNYVGYVTGWNEKTDAGSYTISGPCNNRDTVYYSAQSGPSLVLASTESGVNWFNITGNDYLQVSSRIFVYNRTSGGTFHNVPFTDVNNNCAGLCGGNATTGSRVQVNFRIKRKFVGVSNIPMAPIFYLYGNQGGNGQSVGSPLVVGYMSGSVTVPQSCALNAGQIISIDFGGISSGLFNTAGEKPVGVSPVTRTIGIACNGIDAQASLSMRLQADRVSGDMVVSDNPDVGFIVTDSGSNPLTPNDIASVIPFTLDETASANVAITAYPVSVTGNKPQEGVATANAYLRVDFY, from the coding sequence ATGAAAAATAATAAAAGCGCGCCGCGCAGTCATGTGTGGTGGCGCGGTGTTACCGCAGCGGGTTTACTGGGCATTGCTAGTCAGGCTAGCGCGGTGCAATGCACGACATCAAGCGGTTCACCGTTAACGTATGACTACACTTATGCACTGGCCTCTAGCCAGAACTATGTCGGATATGTGACGGGGTGGAATGAAAAAACCGATGCGGGCTCCTATACGATAAGCGGCCCATGTAATAACCGGGATACGGTTTATTATTCGGCACAGTCTGGTCCGTCATTGGTTCTGGCATCAACGGAAAGCGGCGTGAACTGGTTTAATATTACCGGTAATGATTATCTTCAGGTGTCATCGCGCATTTTTGTCTATAACCGAACCTCGGGGGGGACATTTCATAATGTGCCGTTTACCGATGTAAATAACAATTGTGCAGGATTGTGCGGAGGAAATGCGACAACGGGCAGTCGGGTTCAGGTGAACTTCCGCATCAAGCGCAAATTTGTGGGGGTTTCTAATATCCCAATGGCACCGATTTTTTATCTCTACGGTAATCAGGGAGGCAACGGGCAAAGCGTGGGATCGCCGCTAGTCGTCGGCTATATGAGCGGTTCGGTCACGGTGCCTCAGAGTTGTGCTTTGAATGCGGGGCAGATCATCAGTATTGATTTTGGCGGGATCTCATCAGGATTGTTTAACACGGCAGGGGAAAAACCGGTTGGCGTTTCTCCTGTGACGCGAACGATAGGTATTGCTTGTAACGGCATCGATGCACAGGCGAGTCTGTCGATGCGGCTTCAGGCCGATCGTGTGTCTGGCGATATGGTGGTTTCCGATAACCCTGATGTGGGATTTATTGTCACAGACAGTGGCAGCAATCCCTTGACGCCTAACGATATTGCGAGCGTGATCCCCTTTACGTTGGATGAAACGGCAAGTGCGAACGTGGCGATCACAGCGTATCCGGTCAGCGTGACAGGGAATAAGCCTCAGGAAGGCGTTGCGACAGCAAATGCTTATCTGCGCGTCGATTTTTACTAA